One window of the Atribacterota bacterium genome contains the following:
- a CDS encoding TrkA family potassium uptake protein: protein MRQFAVFGLGIFGSSIAVALYEQGFTVLGIDIQEEPVKELAGKITEVVQADTTDEKVLEALGIKNFDVAIVSIGNDIQSSVLTTLAVKELGVSLVIARAINAMHGRILSKIGADRVIFPEQDMALRVAKTLSFPNAIRTEELFPGHNLVEIQLPPSLKGNTLNKSKLRNRYGITVVALRRNGKYIVSPSADETFMDGDVVYILGSEDQLKKFFKEEAGG, encoded by the coding sequence GTGAGACAGTTCGCGGTGTTTGGGCTGGGGATTTTTGGGAGCAGTATCGCTGTTGCCCTTTATGAGCAGGGCTTTACCGTTCTGGGAATTGATATTCAGGAAGAGCCAGTCAAAGAGCTGGCGGGAAAGATCACCGAGGTGGTGCAGGCTGATACCACTGATGAAAAGGTCCTGGAGGCTCTGGGGATCAAGAATTTCGATGTGGCAATTGTCAGTATTGGCAACGACATTCAATCCAGCGTTCTAACCACTCTGGCCGTAAAAGAGTTGGGTGTATCCCTGGTGATTGCTCGGGCGATCAATGCCATGCACGGAAGAATCCTCTCCAAAATTGGTGCGGATCGAGTGATTTTTCCCGAGCAGGATATGGCGCTGAGAGTGGCCAAGACGCTTTCCTTTCCCAATGCCATCAGGACTGAGGAACTCTTTCCCGGACACAATCTGGTGGAGATTCAGCTTCCCCCCTCGTTAAAAGGGAACACTCTGAATAAGTCAAAATTGCGGAATCGCTACGGGATTACAGTGGTGGCGTTACGCCGGAATGGGAAATATATTGTTTCCCCTTCCGCTGATGAAACCTTCATGGATGGGGACGTGGTGTATATTTTAGGCAGTGAGGACCAGCTGAAGAAATTCTTTAAGGAGGAAGCAGGAGGATAA
- a CDS encoding HU family DNA-binding protein → MNKQDLVGALAEELKKQGISITKKDTAVVLDVFLDVVQNELKKGGKVQLVGFGTFGVKKRAGRRGRNPQTGKEIRIPEAKVPFFRPGKGLRDLVK, encoded by the coding sequence ATGAACAAACAGGATTTGGTAGGTGCTCTGGCGGAGGAGTTGAAAAAGCAGGGGATATCCATAACGAAGAAAGATACTGCGGTAGTCCTGGATGTATTCTTGGATGTGGTGCAGAATGAACTGAAAAAAGGTGGTAAGGTTCAGTTAGTTGGATTCGGTACATTTGGGGTGAAAAAGAGAGCTGGGAGAAGAGGCCGTAATCCCCAGACTGGTAAGGAAATCCGGATTCCTGAAGCAAAAGTTCCTTTCTTCCGTCCC
- a CDS encoding NUDIX domain-containing protein has product MKKVYASGGVVLRKCSEMVEVLLVQKRDSGVWTLPKGHLNEGETEAEAAEREVKEETGYTVVLREKIGEIRFTYSRNGENFEEAVSFFLMDPLEEGKKEEEEEIVNVSWFSLPQALAVMQYDSEKKMVLKGGEILQKGQDKEKS; this is encoded by the coding sequence ATGAAAAAGGTCTATGCCAGCGGTGGGGTGGTTCTGAGAAAATGCAGTGAAATGGTGGAAGTTCTCTTGGTTCAAAAAAGGGACTCTGGGGTGTGGACTTTACCCAAGGGTCATTTGAATGAGGGTGAAACCGAAGCCGAGGCTGCAGAAAGAGAAGTGAAGGAGGAAACGGGGTATACAGTGGTTCTGCGAGAAAAAATTGGGGAAATTCGATTCACCTACTCCAGAAACGGCGAGAATTTTGAGGAAGCCGTTTCATTTTTTCTTATGGACCCTCTAGAAGAAGGAAAAAAAGAGGAAGAAGAGGAAATTGTGAACGTTTCTTGGTTTTCCCTACCTCAAGCTCTGGCGGTTATGCAGTATGATAGCGAAAAGAAAATGGTTCTCAAGGGAGGTGAGATACTGCAAAAAGGTCAGGATAAAGAAAAATCTTGA
- a CDS encoding ARMT1-like domain-containing protein: MKAQVECFSCNIRQAQEAAAVVCPEKDFLWRVSQRICMQYADADPNWTPAYMTSLAHKVAREMTGVDDIYYRHKKHYNRLALKLYPELKGFVGDGEGALERAVRVAIVGNIIDLGVYREVEVSQILEQLYTVQWGLYDFAQFEQDVRKAKTIVYVGDNAGEIVFDKILLEELKKVGIQEIFFVVKGGPISNDALLADFWEVGLDNFAQVLTTGKDECGIVPEEGPSDLQEVWKRADLVISKGQGNFESLSGRKETIYFLLKAKCVPVAREFGVKQGALILKKNHVSTS; the protein is encoded by the coding sequence ATGAAAGCTCAGGTAGAGTGTTTTAGCTGTAACATTCGACAAGCTCAGGAAGCAGCCGCTGTAGTGTGCCCCGAAAAGGATTTTCTCTGGCGAGTTTCGCAGAGAATCTGTATGCAGTATGCGGATGCTGACCCAAACTGGACACCAGCGTACATGACTTCCCTTGCCCATAAAGTTGCCAGAGAAATGACCGGGGTCGATGATATTTACTATCGGCATAAAAAACATTATAATCGTCTGGCTTTAAAGCTCTATCCGGAGTTAAAGGGTTTTGTGGGAGACGGTGAGGGGGCGCTGGAGCGAGCAGTACGGGTGGCGATTGTGGGCAATATTATTGACCTTGGGGTGTACCGAGAGGTGGAAGTGTCGCAGATTCTGGAGCAATTGTATACCGTCCAGTGGGGGTTGTATGATTTTGCCCAGTTTGAGCAGGATGTCCGCAAAGCGAAGACCATTGTCTATGTAGGGGATAATGCTGGAGAGATCGTATTTGATAAGATACTATTGGAAGAGTTGAAAAAAGTTGGAATTCAGGAAATCTTTTTTGTGGTCAAAGGTGGTCCCATCTCAAACGATGCGCTTCTTGCCGATTTTTGGGAAGTAGGATTGGACAATTTTGCTCAGGTGTTGACCACCGGGAAAGACGAGTGTGGGATTGTGCCTGAGGAGGGTCCCTCAGACTTACAGGAAGTATGGAAAAGGGCGGATCTGGTGATTTCCAAAGGACAGGGGAATTTCGAGAGTTTGAGCGGAAGAAAAGAGACGATTTATTTTCTTTTAAAGGCAAAATGCGTGCCGGTAGCACGGGAGTTTGGTGTCAAGCAGGGCGCGCTCATTCTGAAAAAGAACCACGTTTCAACCAGTTAA
- a CDS encoding hotdog domain-containing protein: MKADTLRVGLTGTVSAMVNEENTADRFAPDMVPAFATPMLISLMDNAAHEAVKHHLSEGYVSVGTRISISHVAATPRGMKVTARATLVEIYRNRLVFEAEAFDEVEKVGEGRLERFIVHRESFLKKLESKSQGVKKPLEG, translated from the coding sequence ATGAAAGCTGATACCTTGCGGGTTGGTCTCACAGGCACAGTCAGTGCAATGGTCAATGAAGAGAATACTGCGGATCGCTTCGCTCCAGATATGGTCCCTGCCTTTGCCACTCCTATGCTTATTTCGCTGATGGATAACGCGGCGCATGAGGCGGTGAAACATCATCTTTCGGAAGGATACGTCAGTGTGGGAACCAGAATCAGTATCTCCCACGTTGCAGCGACCCCCCGGGGCATGAAAGTCACCGCCCGGGCCACGCTGGTTGAAATCTATCGCAATCGCCTGGTGTTTGAAGCCGAGGCCTTTGACGAAGTGGAAAAGGTTGGAGAAGGAAGGCTGGAAAGGTTTATCGTTCATCGAGAATCGTTTCTCAAGAAGCTGGAGAGTAAATCTCAGGGAGTAAAAAAGCCTCTTGAGGGTTGA
- a CDS encoding stage V sporulation protein S: MELLKISSKTRPAALAGALTGVIREHGRAEMQAVGAGAVNQAVKAIAIARGYLAPSGIDLVCIPAFVDVKIDDTEKTAIRFIVLPA, encoded by the coding sequence ATGGAGCTTTTAAAGATATCTTCCAAGACCAGGCCGGCTGCTTTAGCTGGAGCATTGACTGGAGTGATCAGGGAGCACGGGAGAGCAGAAATGCAAGCAGTAGGGGCTGGAGCTGTCAACCAGGCAGTCAAAGCAATTGCCATTGCCCGGGGTTACTTAGCTCCAAGTGGTATCGACTTAGTGTGCATCCCAGCTTTCGTTGATGTAAAAATCGATGATACGGAAAAAACTGCGATTCGTTTTATCGTCCTTCCCGCTTAA